One Sanguibacter keddieii DSM 10542 genomic window carries:
- a CDS encoding YihY/virulence factor BrkB family protein translates to MTLMLLVTTGLVCAVVIRLWLPAREKISTAATTIGSVTAALVVGLLANAVVGGALGEVLAVVFGAGAALGATHVGANALAAGRERKRRRGTKDKPPVLQRIEDFTEAHPVSVGWLNVPLLVVRCARRISHVRVTGLAAEMTYYALISILPLVTAFGAALGSLERFVGQERVEQIQSTVVDQVVRVFDHQIGADVLAPLVEGLLGQERTGVAIGGTVVALWLASRMFRAAIRALDDAYTVEERRSFVQQVMLGLALALGAVLTLVVLLSMLVIGPLLGGGEEIANLFGLGSVFTSAWELLRWPAVVLLAVGFLALLYRYGPNVSTTWQRCLPGAVGGTIGLLVVALGFQVYLGAAGSSVPGEDAATQTVAIAAQTIGAILAAVLWLWVSSIVILAGGVLNAEVQRMRGTTPPEVAQATPEPVEQDDEADSAHEPDSAHEPDSDHVTDSVAGDPYTGAHDLSRRR, encoded by the coding sequence ATGACCCTCATGCTGCTCGTCACCACGGGACTCGTCTGCGCCGTCGTGATCCGGCTCTGGCTGCCCGCGCGCGAGAAGATCAGCACCGCCGCCACCACCATCGGGTCGGTGACGGCGGCGCTCGTCGTCGGGCTGCTCGCGAACGCGGTGGTCGGCGGCGCCCTCGGGGAGGTCCTCGCCGTGGTCTTCGGTGCGGGTGCGGCCCTCGGTGCGACGCACGTCGGCGCGAACGCCCTCGCTGCCGGCCGCGAGCGCAAGCGCCGTCGTGGCACCAAGGACAAGCCGCCGGTGCTGCAGCGCATCGAGGACTTCACCGAGGCGCACCCGGTGTCGGTCGGGTGGTTGAACGTGCCGCTGCTCGTGGTGCGCTGCGCCCGGCGGATCTCGCACGTGCGGGTGACGGGGCTGGCCGCGGAGATGACGTACTACGCGCTCATCTCGATCCTGCCGCTGGTGACCGCCTTCGGTGCGGCGCTGGGCTCGCTCGAGCGGTTCGTGGGGCAGGAGAGGGTCGAGCAGATCCAGTCGACCGTGGTGGACCAGGTGGTGCGGGTGTTCGACCACCAGATCGGTGCCGACGTGCTGGCACCGCTGGTCGAGGGGCTGCTGGGGCAGGAGCGCACGGGAGTGGCCATCGGTGGCACGGTCGTGGCGCTGTGGCTCGCCAGCCGCATGTTCCGGGCGGCCATCCGGGCGCTCGACGACGCGTACACCGTGGAGGAGCGTCGCAGCTTCGTCCAGCAGGTGATGCTGGGGCTGGCCCTGGCGCTCGGCGCGGTGCTGACCCTCGTGGTGCTGCTGAGCATGCTGGTGATCGGCCCGCTGCTGGGCGGCGGCGAGGAGATCGCGAACCTCTTCGGCCTCGGCTCGGTGTTCACGTCCGCGTGGGAGCTGCTGCGGTGGCCCGCGGTCGTGCTGCTCGCGGTGGGGTTCCTCGCGCTGCTGTACCGCTACGGCCCGAACGTGTCGACCACCTGGCAGCGTTGCCTGCCGGGTGCGGTCGGCGGGACGATCGGCCTGCTCGTGGTGGCCCTCGGCTTCCAGGTGTACCTCGGGGCTGCCGGCTCGAGCGTGCCGGGGGAGGACGCGGCGACCCAGACGGTCGCGATCGCCGCGCAGACCATCGGTGCGATCCTCGCCGCGGTCCTGTGGCTGTGGGTGAGCAGCATCGTCATCCTCGCCGGCGGCGTCCTCAACGCCGAGGTGCAGCGAATGCGCGGCACGACCCCGCCCGAGGTGGCTCAGGCGACGCCGGAGCCGGTGGAGCAGGACGACGAGGCTGACAGCGCCCACGAGCCCGACAGCGCCCACGAACCCGACAGCGACCACGTGACTGACAGCGTCGCCGGTGATCCCTACACTGGCGCCCATGACCTCAGTCGACGACGCTGA
- a CDS encoding GNAT family N-acetyltransferase, whose translation MRLRDATDEDLDLLHDMLYEAFTWDGTARFTREQVRADEHTVRYLGGWQQPGDLGLVALDEDDRPLGAVWARALPAEAPGYGFVADDVPEIGMGVGAAHRGRGVGSALLAGHLDQARAQGWRALSLSVEDGNVAARALYERHGFVVVGRNGGSDTMLREL comes from the coding sequence ATGAGGCTACGAGACGCGACCGACGAGGACCTCGACCTGCTGCACGACATGCTCTACGAGGCGTTCACCTGGGACGGCACCGCACGGTTCACCCGCGAGCAGGTCCGCGCCGACGAGCACACGGTCCGGTACCTCGGCGGCTGGCAGCAGCCCGGCGACCTCGGGCTCGTGGCGCTCGACGAGGACGACCGTCCGCTCGGGGCCGTCTGGGCGCGGGCGCTGCCCGCCGAGGCCCCGGGCTACGGGTTCGTGGCCGACGACGTGCCTGAGATCGGGATGGGCGTGGGTGCCGCCCACCGTGGTCGTGGGGTCGGGTCGGCGTTGCTCGCCGGTCACCTCGACCAGGCACGTGCCCAGGGCTGGCGTGCACTGAGCCTGAGCGTCGAGGACGGGAACGTCGCAGCCCGCGCCCTCTACGAGCGGCACGGGTTCGTGGTCGTCGGGCGCAACGGCGGGTCCGACACCATGCTGCGCGAGCTGTAG
- a CDS encoding helix-turn-helix domain-containing protein, which yields MKNPEELRDFLMTRRARITPEQVGLVSHGTRRVPGLRREEVAMAAGVSTDYYVRLEKGKVVNPSDSVLDAVSRVLELDEAEHVHLYDLVRATCRRTGATARTRPGGPVPRPSLQWMVDSMTDAVAVVGNPYLGITAMNHLARAMFSPMLDTVTDGRANFSRFAFLEPTAHDFYADWESAARTCVALLRMALGRQPHQRELQALVGELSTHSAEFRTMWAAHEVRLHHSGTKAFNHPEVGVVELMYHSIELPSDPGHTLTIYNAVPGTPSADALKLLSSWAASQGRVEGAGGVAGGAAVTPSA from the coding sequence ATGAAGAACCCGGAGGAGCTGCGTGACTTCCTCATGACTCGTCGCGCCCGGATCACCCCAGAGCAGGTCGGCCTGGTGTCTCACGGCACCCGCCGGGTCCCGGGGCTGCGCCGGGAGGAGGTGGCCATGGCTGCGGGGGTCTCGACGGACTACTACGTGCGCCTCGAGAAGGGCAAGGTCGTCAACCCGTCGGACTCGGTGCTCGACGCGGTGTCCCGCGTGCTCGAGCTCGACGAGGCCGAGCACGTCCACCTCTACGACCTGGTCCGCGCCACGTGCCGACGCACCGGCGCCACCGCTCGCACCCGGCCTGGTGGGCCGGTGCCGCGGCCCAGCCTGCAGTGGATGGTCGACTCGATGACCGACGCGGTCGCCGTCGTCGGCAACCCCTACCTGGGCATCACCGCGATGAACCACCTGGCCCGGGCGATGTTCTCCCCCATGCTCGACACGGTCACCGACGGTCGAGCGAACTTCTCGCGCTTCGCGTTCCTCGAGCCCACCGCACACGACTTCTACGCCGACTGGGAGAGCGCAGCCCGAACCTGCGTCGCGCTGCTGCGCATGGCCCTCGGTCGCCAGCCCCACCAGCGCGAGCTGCAGGCCCTCGTCGGCGAGCTCTCGACGCACAGCGCCGAGTTCCGCACCATGTGGGCCGCGCACGAGGTCCGTCTGCACCACTCGGGCACCAAGGCCTTCAACCACCCCGAGGTCGGCGTCGTCGAGCTGATGTACCACTCGATCGAGCTGCCCAGCGACCCTGGGCACACGCTGACCATCTACAACGCCGTCCCCGGCACCCCGTCGGCCGACGCGCTCAAGCTGCTGTCGAGCTGGGCGGCGAGCCAGGGTCGAGTCGAGGGGGCAGGCGGGGTCGCGGGCGGTGCGGCGGTCACCCCGAGCGCCTGA
- a CDS encoding O-acetylhomoserine aminocarboxypropyltransferase/cysteine synthase family protein, producing the protein MTDRQWGFRTRALHAGGVPDAATGARAVPIYQTTSFVFSGTDDAANLFALQKYGNIYSRLGNPTVAALEERIASLEGGIGAVATASGMSAEFITFAALVGAGDHVVSSAQLYGGTVTQLDVTLRRFGVETTFVPGTDPADYAAAIRPETKVLYTEVVANPSGEVADLAGLAEVAHAAGIPLVVDSTLTTPYLSRPIEHGADIVIHSATKFLGGHGTTLGGVVVESGRFNWGNGNFPQMTEPVASYGGVQWWENFGEYGFLTKLRSEQLRDIGPSLSPQSAFTLLQGVETLPQRMDAHLANARAVAEWLDADPRVSYVSWAGLPGHVHHDRAQHYLPTGPGSVFAFGVAATPEVDGRTAGRRFIEALQLASHLANVGDSKTLVIHPGSTTHQQLSAEQLAAAGITEDLVRISVGLEDVDDILWDIDQALTAATAVPAEVPAQASTSEASASQASTTTEVSA; encoded by the coding sequence ATGACCGACCGCCAGTGGGGTTTCCGCACGAGGGCGCTGCACGCCGGGGGCGTCCCCGACGCCGCGACGGGTGCGCGCGCCGTGCCGATCTACCAGACGACGTCCTTCGTGTTCTCCGGGACCGACGACGCCGCGAACCTCTTCGCGCTGCAGAAGTACGGCAACATCTACTCCCGCCTGGGCAACCCGACGGTGGCGGCGCTCGAGGAGCGCATCGCGTCCCTCGAGGGCGGCATCGGCGCGGTCGCGACGGCGTCGGGGATGAGCGCGGAGTTCATCACCTTCGCGGCGCTCGTGGGGGCCGGTGACCACGTGGTGTCGTCCGCGCAGCTCTACGGTGGCACCGTGACCCAGCTCGACGTGACCTTGCGACGCTTCGGCGTCGAGACGACCTTCGTGCCGGGCACGGACCCTGCCGACTACGCGGCGGCCATCCGGCCCGAGACCAAGGTGCTCTACACCGAGGTCGTCGCGAACCCCTCCGGCGAGGTGGCCGACCTGGCCGGCCTCGCCGAGGTCGCGCACGCCGCGGGTATCCCGCTCGTCGTCGACTCGACGCTCACCACGCCCTACCTGAGCCGCCCGATCGAGCACGGGGCGGACATCGTCATCCACTCCGCCACCAAGTTCCTCGGCGGGCACGGCACCACCCTCGGTGGTGTGGTCGTCGAGAGCGGGCGGTTCAACTGGGGCAACGGCAATTTCCCGCAGATGACCGAGCCCGTTGCGTCGTACGGCGGCGTGCAGTGGTGGGAGAACTTCGGCGAGTACGGCTTCCTCACCAAGCTGCGCTCGGAGCAGCTGCGCGACATCGGGCCGTCGCTCTCGCCCCAGTCGGCCTTCACGCTGCTCCAGGGCGTCGAGACTCTGCCGCAGCGCATGGACGCCCACCTCGCCAACGCGCGCGCCGTCGCCGAGTGGCTCGACGCCGACCCGCGCGTCTCGTACGTCAGCTGGGCCGGCCTGCCCGGCCACGTGCACCACGACCGCGCGCAGCACTACCTGCCGACCGGCCCGGGGTCGGTCTTCGCCTTCGGTGTCGCCGCCACCCCCGAGGTCGACGGTCGCACCGCGGGCCGACGGTTCATCGAGGCGCTGCAGCTGGCCAGCCACCTGGCCAACGTGGGGGACTCCAAGACCCTGGTGATCCACCCGGGCTCGACCACCCACCAGCAGCTCTCGGCCGAGCAGCTGGCTGCGGCGGGCATCACCGAGGACCTCGTGCGCATCAGCGTGGGCCTCGAGGACGTCGACGACATCCTCTGGGACATCGACCAGGCCCTCACCGCTGCGACGGCAGTGCCGGCCGAGGTCCCGGCGCAGGCGTCGACGAGCGAGGCATCGGCGAGCCAGGCATCGACGACCACCGAGGTGTCCGCATGA
- a CDS encoding polyketide cyclase: MTYEALHISQPVDRPAAEVAAFAGDPQNLPRWAAGLSSGIREDDGRWVTDSPMGTVEVRFTGPVEHGILDHDVVLPDGTVVHNPLRVLRNGDGSEVVFTLYRLPDVEDSDFEQDATTVRGDLARLRGVLEADA; encoded by the coding sequence ATGACCTACGAGGCACTCCACATCTCTCAGCCCGTCGACCGCCCGGCCGCCGAGGTGGCAGCGTTCGCCGGTGACCCGCAGAACCTGCCACGGTGGGCTGCAGGCCTGAGCTCCGGCATCCGCGAGGACGACGGCAGGTGGGTGACGGACTCACCGATGGGCACCGTCGAGGTGCGCTTCACGGGCCCGGTCGAGCACGGCATCCTCGACCACGACGTCGTCCTCCCTGACGGCACGGTGGTCCACAACCCGCTGCGCGTCCTGCGCAACGGCGACGGCAGCGAGGTGGTCTTCACGCTCTACCGTCTGCCAGACGTCGAGGACTCGGACTTCGAGCAGGACGCGACCACCGTCCGCGGTGACCTGGCGAGGCTCCGGGGGGTCCTCGAAGCCGACGCCTGA
- a CDS encoding NAD-dependent epimerase/dehydratase family protein — MRRTLILGGTAWLGHEIARQAVARGDEVVCLARGTSGSAPDGARLVVADRAQPGAYDALDGEWDHVVELSYDLPLVTSALDALADRARHWTLVSTVSVYARTDVPGADESADVVEPVDLTDYGQAKVAAERATSARVGSRLLVVRPGLIAGPGDPSDRFGYWVARLSRGGTVLSPTAAGRYVQVIDVGDLAGFVVRAGSDGTTGVVDAVGHPHSFAELLSQARDVTGFEGEIVEADDPWLLDHDVRYWAGPRSLPLWIPVEDAGFARRSNAAYLAAGGTVRPLVDTLRRTLDDEVARGVDRERRSGLASADEAALVAELGAAAAPASHQR; from the coding sequence ATGCGACGCACCCTCATCCTCGGCGGCACGGCATGGCTCGGACACGAGATCGCCCGGCAGGCGGTCGCCCGCGGCGACGAGGTCGTCTGCCTCGCCCGCGGCACCTCCGGCAGCGCACCTGACGGCGCTCGGCTCGTCGTCGCCGACCGGGCCCAGCCCGGCGCCTACGACGCTCTCGACGGCGAGTGGGACCACGTCGTCGAGCTCTCCTACGACCTGCCGCTCGTCACCTCGGCGCTCGACGCGCTCGCGGACCGCGCCCGGCACTGGACGCTGGTCTCGACGGTGTCCGTCTACGCACGCACCGACGTGCCCGGTGCCGACGAGTCCGCGGACGTGGTCGAGCCGGTCGACCTCACGGACTACGGGCAGGCGAAGGTCGCTGCTGAGCGGGCGACGTCCGCGCGGGTGGGCAGCCGGCTGCTGGTCGTCCGCCCGGGGTTGATCGCCGGGCCCGGTGACCCGAGCGACCGGTTCGGCTACTGGGTCGCGCGGCTCTCCCGGGGTGGGACGGTGCTCTCGCCGACGGCCGCCGGTCGGTACGTCCAGGTGATCGACGTCGGTGACCTCGCCGGGTTCGTCGTGCGTGCCGGGTCGGACGGGACGACCGGCGTCGTCGACGCGGTCGGCCACCCGCACAGCTTCGCCGAGCTCCTCTCGCAGGCCCGCGACGTCACCGGCTTCGAGGGCGAGATCGTCGAGGCGGACGACCCGTGGCTGCTCGACCACGACGTCCGGTACTGGGCCGGACCACGGTCGCTGCCGTTGTGGATCCCGGTGGAGGACGCCGGCTTCGCGCGGCGCAGCAACGCCGCCTACCTCGCGGCTGGTGGGACGGTGCGGCCGCTCGTCGACACGCTGCGCCGGACGCTCGACGACGAGGTTGCACGTGGCGTGGACCGCGAGCGCCGGTCCGGTCTCGCGTCGGCGGACGAGGCTGCCCTCGTGGCCGAGCTCGGCGCAGCGGCGGCCCCTGCCTCGCATCAGCGCTGA
- a CDS encoding barstar family protein, translated as MALALTIDGSTVHDIASLYVELDRVFMPDEDWRLGESLDALDDLLYGGFGVLHGQDDVHVTWADHAVSRAALGAETTRAWYQAKLDRPEVYASGLAERALAALDAGTGPTYFDLVLEVFAGHPELRLTLA; from the coding sequence ATGGCTCTGGCACTCACGATCGACGGCTCGACCGTCCACGACATCGCGTCGCTCTACGTCGAGCTGGACCGTGTCTTCATGCCGGACGAGGACTGGCGGCTGGGGGAGAGCCTCGACGCTCTCGACGACCTGCTCTACGGCGGCTTCGGTGTGCTGCACGGCCAGGACGACGTGCACGTAACCTGGGCGGACCATGCGGTCTCCCGAGCGGCTCTCGGTGCCGAGACGACACGCGCCTGGTACCAGGCGAAGCTCGACCGACCGGAGGTCTACGCGTCAGGTCTGGCGGAGCGGGCGCTCGCGGCCCTCGACGCCGGGACAGGTCCGACCTACTTCGACCTCGTGCTGGAGGTCTTCGCAGGTCACCCTGAGCTCCGGCTCACGCTCGCCTGA
- the acs gene encoding acetate--CoA ligase, with protein MTETIRTSPTPVASETAPGPLQPGGSSSISVVQTEDRTYPAPQAFAEKANVDRAEHDRLLAEGEQDPVGFWERAAGRLRWDTPWHTAHTWSPAVPVEGGEEGELTVPEARWFLGGRLNVAVNCVDRHVDEGRGDKVAIYAEGERGDRRAITYAELQDEVSRAANALTALGVGEGDRVIVYLPVIAETIVVTLAIARIGAIHSLVFGGFSAEAVRFRVEDTGAKLLVTSDGQFRRGAAVEVKSAADAAVAGLDHVEHVLVVRRTGQDVAWTPGRDVWWHDVVDTASPVHEARSFDSETPLFIIYTSGTTGKPKGLLHTSGGYLTQASWTHWAHFDAKPDDVHWCTADLAWVTAHTYEIYGPLANGLTQVIYEGTPDTPSRTRHLEIIERYGVTTYYTAPTLIRTLMTWFPDGLPPEHDLSSVRLLGTVGEAINPEAWVWFREQLGAGTAPVVDTWWQSETGATMIAPLPGSSTLKPGSATRPSPGLSVKVVDEAGAEVPYGSGGRLVVDRPWPGMARTIWRDPQRYLDAYWRTYAGAGADGQGYFLAGDGASYDADGDIWLLGRLDDVINVSGHRLSTIEIESALVAHPGVGEAGVAGVDDPVTGQAITAFVIPSRAPAALDDTAAWRAASAAVQDELRAHVATAIGPVAKPRRVVLVPDLPKTRSGKIMRRLLAQVHDRTTLGDVTSLQNAHVLDQIHHLLHGEENVPVPQPDLAQQTEPAQQEQHDEHDTQHHATKELSR; from the coding sequence ATGACCGAGACGATCCGCACGAGCCCGACGCCTGTCGCGAGCGAGACCGCGCCCGGGCCGTTGCAGCCTGGGGGATCGTCGTCGATCTCGGTCGTCCAGACCGAGGACCGCACCTACCCGGCGCCGCAGGCCTTCGCTGAGAAGGCCAACGTCGACCGGGCCGAGCACGACCGTCTGCTCGCCGAGGGGGAGCAGGACCCGGTCGGGTTCTGGGAGCGTGCGGCTGGCAGGCTGCGCTGGGACACCCCGTGGCACACGGCACACACCTGGTCCCCGGCCGTGCCGGTCGAGGGCGGCGAGGAGGGCGAGCTCACCGTCCCCGAGGCCCGCTGGTTCCTCGGCGGCCGGCTCAACGTCGCCGTGAACTGCGTCGACCGCCACGTCGACGAGGGGCGAGGCGACAAGGTCGCGATCTACGCCGAGGGGGAGCGCGGCGACCGCCGGGCCATCACCTACGCCGAGCTCCAGGACGAGGTGTCCCGCGCGGCCAACGCGCTCACCGCGCTCGGCGTCGGCGAGGGCGACCGCGTCATCGTCTACCTGCCGGTGATCGCCGAGACCATCGTCGTGACCCTCGCGATCGCCCGCATCGGCGCGATCCACTCGCTCGTCTTCGGCGGGTTCTCCGCGGAGGCGGTCCGGTTCCGCGTCGAGGACACCGGTGCCAAGCTCCTCGTCACCAGCGACGGCCAGTTCCGCCGCGGCGCGGCCGTCGAGGTGAAGTCGGCCGCCGACGCCGCGGTCGCCGGTCTCGACCACGTCGAGCACGTGCTCGTGGTCCGCCGCACCGGTCAGGACGTCGCCTGGACCCCCGGGCGCGACGTGTGGTGGCACGACGTCGTCGACACCGCGAGCCCGGTCCACGAGGCGCGGTCCTTCGACTCCGAGACGCCGCTGTTCATCATCTACACCTCGGGCACGACGGGGAAGCCCAAGGGCCTGCTGCACACCAGCGGCGGGTACCTCACGCAGGCGTCGTGGACGCACTGGGCGCACTTCGACGCCAAGCCCGACGACGTCCACTGGTGCACGGCCGACCTGGCGTGGGTCACGGCGCACACCTACGAGATCTACGGGCCGCTGGCGAACGGCCTCACCCAGGTGATCTACGAGGGCACGCCCGACACCCCGAGCCGCACGCGGCACCTGGAGATCATCGAGCGGTACGGCGTCACCACCTACTACACGGCGCCGACGCTCATCCGCACCCTCATGACGTGGTTCCCGGACGGCCTGCCGCCCGAGCACGACCTGTCGAGCGTGCGCCTGCTGGGCACCGTCGGCGAGGCGATCAACCCCGAGGCGTGGGTGTGGTTCCGCGAGCAGCTCGGCGCAGGGACCGCCCCGGTGGTCGACACGTGGTGGCAGTCCGAGACGGGCGCGACCATGATCGCCCCGCTCCCGGGGTCGAGCACCCTCAAGCCCGGCTCGGCCACCCGACCGTCGCCCGGTCTGTCCGTCAAGGTGGTCGACGAGGCCGGTGCCGAGGTCCCGTACGGCTCGGGCGGGCGCCTGGTCGTCGACCGGCCCTGGCCCGGGATGGCCCGGACCATCTGGCGGGACCCGCAGCGCTACCTCGACGCGTACTGGCGCACCTACGCGGGTGCTGGCGCCGACGGCCAGGGCTACTTCCTCGCCGGCGACGGAGCGTCCTACGACGCCGACGGCGACATCTGGCTGCTCGGTCGCCTCGACGACGTCATCAACGTCTCCGGCCACCGCCTCTCGACCATCGAGATCGAGTCGGCGCTCGTCGCGCACCCGGGGGTCGGCGAGGCCGGCGTGGCCGGGGTCGACGACCCGGTGACCGGCCAGGCCATCACGGCCTTCGTCATCCCGTCGCGGGCACCTGCCGCCCTCGACGACACGGCGGCCTGGCGCGCCGCGTCGGCCGCCGTCCAGGACGAGCTCCGGGCGCACGTCGCGACGGCCATCGGCCCGGTGGCCAAGCCGCGCCGCGTGGTGCTCGTGCCCGACCTGCCCAAGACGCGCTCTGGCAAGATCATGAGGCGCCTGCTCGCCCAGGTGCACGACCGCACCACCCTCGGCGACGTGACGTCGCTGCAGAACGCGCACGTCCTCGACCAGATCCACCACCTGCTGCACGGCGAGGAGAACGTCCCGGTGCCGCAGCCCGACCTTGCGCAGCAGACCGAGCCGGCTCAGCAGGAGCAGCACGACGAGCACGACACGCAGCACCACGCGACGAAGGAGCTCTCTCGATGA
- a CDS encoding DUF6308 family protein — translation MTTIRVGGTHTSLEKAQQYVREYVTNPGRIWAYPAYDGYPGHDGPELGAADLLAPALLNAGQNAIGSYYGFESILDVLNERLAEIPTDVTLDEATPGTLESIAQLYGVLDTSKPKFISLTKLSKALHRKRPGLLPLYDRNIRHCYVYAHGAPVPDTKNRSWTDLTRLWVAAVQEDLTAQLEHWTALAALATGPTVTPLRALDIIGWHLGDPRGTGEWSAEDPEPSDV, via the coding sequence ATGACGACGATCCGGGTCGGGGGCACCCACACCAGCCTCGAGAAGGCGCAGCAGTACGTCCGCGAGTACGTGACGAACCCGGGACGGATCTGGGCCTATCCCGCGTACGACGGCTACCCCGGGCACGACGGGCCCGAGCTCGGCGCGGCCGACCTGCTGGCGCCAGCGCTGCTCAACGCCGGGCAGAACGCCATCGGCAGCTACTACGGCTTCGAGTCGATCCTCGACGTCCTCAACGAACGGCTCGCTGAGATCCCGACGGACGTCACGCTCGACGAGGCCACGCCTGGGACGCTCGAGAGCATCGCCCAGCTCTACGGGGTGCTCGACACGAGCAAGCCGAAGTTCATCAGCCTCACCAAGCTGTCCAAGGCGCTGCACCGCAAGCGCCCCGGGCTGCTCCCGCTGTACGACCGGAACATCCGCCACTGCTACGTCTACGCGCACGGCGCGCCGGTCCCCGACACGAAGAACCGCAGCTGGACCGACCTCACCCGGTTGTGGGTCGCGGCGGTACAGGAGGACCTGACGGCCCAGCTCGAGCACTGGACCGCGCTGGCCGCTCTCGCGACGGGACCGACCGTCACGCCGCTGCGGGCGCTCGACATCATCGGTTGGCACCTCGGTGACCCGCGCGGGACCGGCGAGTGGTCTGCCGAGGACCCAGAACCCTCCGACGTGTAG
- a CDS encoding CoA-binding protein — MTADHTARTWTGPSAPERLALLRRTTSVAIVGASANPSRASYFVATYLLSSSPYDVYFVNPRATEILGRPVYPSLDALPVVPDLVDVFRRHDDLPTVLDETIAVGAKALWLQLGSWHEDVARRGQEAGLDVVMDRCLKIEHARFHGGLHLAGFDTGVISSRRSLG, encoded by the coding sequence ATGACCGCCGACCACACAGCCCGCACCTGGACGGGACCCAGCGCCCCCGAGCGCCTCGCCCTGCTGCGCCGCACGACGTCGGTCGCGATCGTCGGTGCCTCCGCCAACCCGTCCCGCGCGAGCTACTTCGTCGCGACGTACCTGCTGTCGAGCTCGCCGTACGACGTGTACTTCGTCAACCCGCGGGCCACCGAGATCCTCGGGCGCCCCGTCTACCCGTCCCTCGACGCGCTGCCGGTGGTCCCTGACCTCGTCGACGTCTTCCGCCGCCACGACGACCTCCCGACCGTCCTCGACGAGACGATCGCCGTCGGTGCCAAGGCCCTGTGGCTCCAGCTGGGCTCGTGGCACGAGGACGTCGCCCGCCGCGGCCAAGAGGCCGGTCTCGACGTGGTCATGGACCGCTGCCTCAAGATCGAGCACGCCCGCTTCCACGGCGGCCTGCACCTCGCCGGCTTCGACACCGGGGTTATCAGCTCGCGGCGGTCGCTAGGCTGA
- a CDS encoding NAD(P)-dependent alcohol dehydrogenase: MPTTVSAYAATAPDQPLERTTIERRDVGPLDVRIDIKFAGICHSDIHTARGEWGGVQYPIVVGHEIAGVVAEVGSDVTKYAVGDRVGVGCMVNSCGECEQCQKGLEQYCLKGNIGTYDGTDVDGTPTQGGYSQQVVVTEKFVLRIPDGLELDVAAPLLCAGITTYSPLHHWGAGPGTKVAVVGMGGLGHMAVKLAHALGADVTVLSQSLKKQEDGLRLGADRYFATSDPETFTELASSFDLIINTVSAEIDLNAYLGLLAVDGTMVNVGAPPTPLPVQVFSLIPSRRSFAGSAIGSIGETQEMLDFCAEHGIGAEIEVINADQVNEAWERVLKSDVRYRFVIDTSTLV, translated from the coding sequence ATGCCCACCACAGTCTCCGCGTACGCAGCGACCGCACCCGACCAGCCGCTCGAGCGCACCACCATCGAGCGCCGCGACGTCGGCCCGCTCGACGTCCGCATCGACATCAAGTTCGCCGGCATCTGCCACTCCGACATCCACACCGCCCGCGGCGAGTGGGGCGGCGTCCAGTACCCGATCGTCGTCGGGCACGAGATCGCCGGCGTCGTCGCCGAGGTCGGCTCCGACGTGACCAAGTACGCGGTCGGCGACCGCGTCGGCGTCGGCTGCATGGTCAACTCGTGCGGTGAGTGCGAGCAGTGCCAGAAGGGCCTCGAGCAGTACTGCCTCAAGGGCAACATCGGCACCTACGACGGCACCGACGTCGACGGCACGCCCACCCAGGGCGGGTACTCCCAGCAGGTCGTCGTCACCGAGAAGTTCGTGCTCCGCATCCCCGACGGCCTCGAGCTCGATGTCGCCGCACCGCTGCTCTGCGCCGGCATCACCACCTACTCGCCCCTCCACCACTGGGGAGCGGGCCCGGGCACCAAGGTCGCCGTCGTCGGCATGGGCGGGCTCGGCCACATGGCCGTCAAGCTCGCGCACGCCCTCGGTGCTGACGTCACGGTGCTGTCGCAGTCCCTCAAGAAGCAGGAGGACGGTCTGCGCCTCGGCGCTGACCGCTACTTCGCGACGAGCGACCCCGAGACCTTCACCGAGCTCGCGAGCTCCTTCGACCTCATCATCAACACGGTGAGCGCCGAGATCGACCTCAACGCCTACCTCGGCCTCCTGGCCGTCGACGGCACCATGGTCAACGTGGGCGCACCGCCCACCCCGCTGCCGGTCCAGGTGTTCTCGCTCATCCCGTCGCGCCGCTCCTTCGCCGGGTCGGCCATCGGCTCCATCGGCGAGACCCAGGAGATGCTCGACTTCTGCGCCGAGCACGGCATCGGTGCCGAGATCGAGGTCATCAACGCCGACCAGGTCAACGAGGCCTGGGAGCGCGTCCTCAAGTCCGACGTCCGCTACCGGTTCGTCATCGACACGTCGACGCTCGTCTGA